CTTGGGTGCGTAACATGCGTCTAGGCTCAGACGCATTCTCGTTTTTGCTGGCAACCACGTTTGTGAGAAGCCTGTAAGGCGTGGGAGGAGGATAGAGGTGGGGTTTTGCACGTCTGAATTCATGGCTTCCAGTGCAGCGTGTTGGGAGATTTCAATTCGCTCTATACCCCTCAGCCTGCAGCCGCCAAAGCTCGGCATAAAGGCCGTTGCGGTGCAACAAAGCCTGATGCGAGCCCTCCTCCACCAAACGCCCCTCCCGCAGCACCAGAATCCGGTCGGCCATCTGTACCGAGGCCAGGCGGTGGGTGATGAGGAGCACGGTCTTGCCCTGGGCCAGCTCGGCAAAGCGCTGGTAAAGGTGGGCCTCTTCCTTGGGGTCGAGCGAGGCGGTAGGCTCGTCCAGAACCAACACCTCAGCCTGCCGGAAAAAGGCCCGCGCAAGGGCTATCCGCTGCCATTCTCCTAAAGAGAGATCCGTCCCCCCGAACGCTTTAGAGAGTAGCGCCTCCGGACCAAGCCGCCTGAGCAGTTCCGAAGCCCCCCCGGCCCTGGCGGCATCTTCCAGACGCTCAAGGTCAGATTGGCGCTCCAAATCGGCCAGGGCAATGTTTTCCCGCAGCGTAAGCGCGTAGCGACCAAAGTCCTGAAACACCGTGGCCACCAGGCGCCGCCAGGCCTCCAGGTCTAGCTCCCGCAGGTCTACCCCATCCACCAGGATGCGGCCCTCGCTGGGGTCGTAGAAGCGGAGCAAGAGCTTAACCAGCGTGGTTTTACCAGCCCCGTTCTCCCCCACCAGCGCCAGCCGTTCGCCTCGGCGCAGCTTAAAGGAGATCCCCTCCAGGGCCCGCCGGCCATCTGGGTAGCTAAACCCTACGTTTTCAAAGCGGATTTCCTCAAAGCGCTGCACCGGGCGGCCTGCGCTCGAGGGGACGAACGCAGAGGGCCGGGCCAGAAAACCCTCGAGCCGTTCGAAGTACAGAAGGCTCTCGTACAGCATGCCGCCATCCTGCACCAGGCCGTAGAGGTTTTGTTGCAGGCTGCCCACCGACTGCAAGAGAAGCACCAGGTTGCCTAGCCCCCCCGAACCCAAAAGGGCCTGGCGCAGACCCAGGTACAGCGCCGCCGCCGTGGCCAGCGCGCTGACAAAAACCAAGCCGCTGGCCCCCAGGGCCTGCCGCCCACGCGCGCGGCGGAGCTCTTGGTGTAGCCGCCCAAAAGCCTCGAGGTAACGCCCACGGAAAAACGGAAGCAGACCAAAGAGGCGCACCTCCTTGGCGGCCTCGGGGTTGAGCAAAACCTCGGCGTAGTAGCGCATCCTCCGGGCCTCAGGCGCGCTAAAGAGCACCGCCTCCCACACCCCCTTTTGCAACCTGAAGGTTAGCAGCGCCTGCGGCAGGGTGGCCAGGAGCAACAACAAGGGGAAAATGGGGGCCAAGGTGAGGAGCAAGAGCAGCACCCCGGCTACGGCAATGCCCCCGCGAAAGGCGTTGCCGAAGAAAACCAGCAGGTTGAGCGGCTGGTAGGGCGCTTGGTCGCGCAGCACCTGAAGTTCGTCGTAAAAACCGGCGTCTTCAAAGGGGGTCAGATCGGGCAGGCCCGCCGCCTTCTCCATCAGCAAGAGGTGCACTCGAGCCGTAAGCCGCTCGTTCACCACCCCCTGCAGGTAGGTCACCCAGGGCACCAGCAAAAAGTCGAGGGCAAACAGCAGGGCCAGCCCCGCCAGTGGCGCCAGCAGCGCCGGGCTGAGGGAGCCGCTGCCCAACCCATGGACCAGACCATCCACCAAAGCCCGCGTGGCGCTCAGCACCCCCACCGGTATCAGGCCGCTTGCGGCCAGGAGGCCCACCAAGAGGCTGGCCTCGAGGGGGGCGGCTTGAAAAACCTGGCGAAGCGCCGGGACGGTTTGGTGTAACAGGGAGCGCCTATGAGCCAGTCGCTACCACCTCCCGGCTTGTCTCTCTAGCCCAGCACCCAGGATCCATGTAGTTGGAAGCAATATGGGCCCACTCTTCAGAGCTAATCGGGCAAACTTCTTCGACAATATACCATTTCCGCATAGGCTTCGTGGAAGCGTGACGCAGAACCGCCTTATGCCCAAGGGAGTGCTGGCCAACACCCCGCTCCGTAGCACCTGGTGAGATCGCGGATGACGTAGAGGTTGCGGCTATTGCTTCAGTATGTTCCCAATGTGCCTTGCCTCCGCGCCCTGCGGAGGGCATGCTTGAAGAATCCAATCCCGAAAGCAATGTAGGCCAGGGCGTTGGTTCCGGCGAGGAAAAGGAGTCCCCATTCGGGGTCTTCTCCTTGCCCCAGCAGCAGGCGCAGGGCAGCCACCGATGGCGCCAACGGCAGAAGGTAGCCTAGCGCATTCCATGGCTGGGTCAAAGCCTCAAAGCGTATCAGGAAAAGACCTAAGAAAAGGAACTGAAGGAGGCCCATGATCTGGCCCACCCGCTTATAAACCAGCGCCAGCCCACCGAGGAGAAGCCCCAAACCCAGCGCACCAAGAAACAGGGTCGCAAGCGGCAGCAGGGTCAGGGGAGGGAAGTCCAGCCGAGCTCCGGAGGTAAGGAGGATAGCCAGGAAAACTGGGATGTTCAACAGGCCAATCTGAAAAAGGGAGACAGCAGACCGCACCAGCACCACCCCTAAGAGCCCCGGTCGGGTAAGGGCGAGCTGCTCCAAAAGCCCCGCTAGGGCCTCCTCCGTCAGGGTGGAGGCGATGTACGACAGCAGCGAAAAAGCCAGCGTCCAGGCCAGGAGACTCGCCACCAGGGCCTCCAGCCGCTCCCCGAAGAGGGCGGGGCCGGCCAGGTAGCGAACCCCCGAGAAGAAGAGCGCAAAGACTACGACCGCCCCCAGCACACCCCCCAGAACCTCCAGGGGGTAACGGAAAAAAGCTCTCAAGTAGCGCCAGAACTCTATGTAGGCAACCTGGAGCACTGCACGCTCCTTTCTCTGAGTACGCGCCAGAAAAGCCCCGCGAGAGATAGGCTCTCCCGTTCCACCCGCTCTAGGGGTAAGGGGTCTAGAATTCTGAGGGCTTCCCAAAGGGTTTCCTCTCCCACCACCCGAACCGCCTTCCCCTCCACCTCCGCCTCGACGGCTCGAAGCTGCGCCAGGCGCGGATCTCCCTCCTCCAAAGGCGCCTGGAGTTCTACCCGGTAAGGGGCTCCAGGAGAGCCCTTCAGCACCTCTCGGGTTCTTCCTTCCAGAACTATCTCGCCCTCCAGGAGGATGGCCACCCGGTCGGCCACAGCCTCTGCAAAATCCATCTGGTGGGTGGTGAGG
This genomic window from Meiothermus sp. CFH 77666 contains:
- a CDS encoding ABC transporter ATP-binding protein; the protein is MGLLAASGLIPVGVLSATRALVDGLVHGLGSGSLSPALLAPLAGLALLFALDFLLVPWVTYLQGVVNERLTARVHLLLMEKAAGLPDLTPFEDAGFYDELQVLRDQAPYQPLNLLVFFGNAFRGGIAVAGVLLLLLTLAPIFPLLLLLATLPQALLTFRLQKGVWEAVLFSAPEARRMRYYAEVLLNPEAAKEVRLFGLLPFFRGRYLEAFGRLHQELRRARGRQALGASGLVFVSALATAAALYLGLRQALLGSGGLGNLVLLLQSVGSLQQNLYGLVQDGGMLYESLLYFERLEGFLARPSAFVPSSAGRPVQRFEEIRFENVGFSYPDGRRALEGISFKLRRGERLALVGENGAGKTTLVKLLLRFYDPSEGRILVDGVDLRELDLEAWRRLVATVFQDFGRYALTLRENIALADLERQSDLERLEDAARAGGASELLRRLGPEALLSKAFGGTDLSLGEWQRIALARAFFRQAEVLVLDEPTASLDPKEEAHLYQRFAELAQGKTVLLITHRLASVQMADRILVLREGRLVEEGSHQALLHRNGLYAELWRLQAEGYRAN
- a CDS encoding ABC transporter permease; this translates as MLQVAYIEFWRYLRAFFRYPLEVLGGVLGAVVVFALFFSGVRYLAGPALFGERLEALVASLLAWTLAFSLLSYIASTLTEEALAGLLEQLALTRPGLLGVVLVRSAVSLFQIGLLNIPVFLAILLTSGARLDFPPLTLLPLATLFLGALGLGLLLGGLALVYKRVGQIMGLLQFLFLGLFLIRFEALTQPWNALGYLLPLAPSVAALRLLLGQGEDPEWGLLFLAGTNALAYIAFGIGFFKHALRRARRQGTLGTY